The window GCTGGCGGTGACGCGGCGGCGGTCGCCGTAGAAGCAGGACGACGCGGTCGCGCAGCTCGCCACATAGATCTCGTCGGTGACGTTGACGGCATTGAGCGCCACACGCCAGTTCTGCCACTCGTAGTGGATCGCCGCGTCGCCCAGCATTACCGAGGGCACCGGCAGCAGGTTGGCGGTGTCGGCGAACGACGAACCGATATAGCGCACGCCGCCGCCGAAGCCGAAGCCGCGCAGCGGGCCGTCCTGGAAGGTGTAGTCCGCCCAGCCCGACGCCATCTGCCGCGGCGTGTTGGTCGGCACCGTGCCGACCAGTGCGGGGTTGGCATCCTTGCTGACGAACAGGTCATAAGTGGTGAACGAGCCGATCACCTTGAAGCCCGGCGCCAGGTTGGCGACCGCCTCGAGCTCAAGACCGCGCGACGTCACCTCGCCGTTCTGCAGCGTGAAGTTGGCGTTGTTGGGATCGGTGGTCAGCGCGTTCTGCCGCTTCAGATCGAACCAGGCGATGCCGAAATGGCCGTCGAACCCGACCGGCTGGAACTTGACGCCGACCTCGGTCTGCTGCCCGGTTTCCGGCAGCAGCAGGCTGTTGGTCGAGAAGTTGGTGCCGACCACGGGATTGTAGCTGGTCGCGTAGGAAACGTAGGGCGCGACGCCGTTGTCGAAATTGTAGATCAGGCCGGCGCGGCCGCTGAACTTGCTGTCGTCGCGGCTGAGCCCGGCACCGATATGGTTGTCGTTGTCGGTGCCGACCCAGTCGTTGCGGCCGCTCAGCACCAGCGTCAGGCGATCGAGCTTGATCTGGTCCTGCACGTAGACGCCAAGCTGGTTCTGCGTCAGCGTCGCGTTCTGGTACGGCGTGCCGTTGAACTGCGCGGTGGGCGTATAGACCGGATTGACCAGGTTCAGCGAGGTCGCCGCGCCAAACCCCTGGTAGTCGTCGATGCTGTAGTGCTTCAGGTCGAGGCCGAACAGCGTGGTGTGGCTGAGAATGCCGGTGTTGAAACGGTATTCGAGCTGGCTGTCGAGGTCGGCCTGGTTGCCGATGCCATGGGTGAAGAAGTTGCCGCGCGCCAGATCGGCGGCCGCGGGCGTCGTCGCGTAGCCCAGGCCCTGCAGCGTCGACAGCGTGACGTCGGTATGCGCATAGCGCGCGTTCTGCCGGAATGTGACGTTATCCGAGAGGTTGCGTTCGAACTGATAGCCGAGCATCTCCTGCTCGCGCCTGAAGCTGTCGACGCTCGGATCGCTGGCGAACAGCCCCGTCCCGATCTT is drawn from Nitrobacteraceae bacterium AZCC 2146 and contains these coding sequences:
- a CDS encoding iron complex outermembrane receptor protein (product_source=KO:K02014; cath_funfam=2.170.130.10,2.40.170.20; cleavage_site_network=SignalP-noTM; cog=COG1629; ko=KO:K02014; pfam=PF00593,PF07715; superfamily=56935; tigrfam=TIGR01783) produces the protein MKKIHLSRLAMWSAACAFSALTLNSSLAQQSNAAASQSGVQPLPPVVVSQPEQRRRAAAAPRRTPRATRSAAASRVPVAKRDAPFVESPRGAIRGYVANRSMAGTKTNTPINETPQAISVIGAEQIRDQKPKKFDEIVRYTPGIVGGYFGADTRNDWFLIRGFKSDDNSLFLDGIQLFSTAFATWKLQPFNLERVEVLRGPSAVLYGGSSPSGIVNAVSKLPPSEPIRYIEAGVDNFGNGYTAFDFGGPVAISPENGKLYTRLVGQVQGGGTQTDFTPNNNFFIAPSVTWKPDADTSLTVLASASYNQTRVQNFLPYVGTVTAAPFGKIGTGLFASDPSVDSFRREQEMLGYQFERNLSDNVTFRQNARYAHTDVTLSTLQGLGYATTPAAADLARGNFFTHGIGNQADLDSQLEYRFNTGILSHTTLFGLDLKHYSIDDYQGFGAATSLNLVNPVYTPTAQFNGTPYQNATLTQNQLGVYVQDQIKLDRLTLVLSGRNDWVGTDNDNHIGAGLSRDDSKFSGRAGLIYNFDNGVAPYVSYATSYNPVVGTNFSTNSLLLPETGQQTEVGVKFQPVGFDGHFGIAWFDLKRQNALTTDPNNANFTLQNGEVTSRGLELEAVANLAPGFKVIGSFTTYDLFVSKDANPALVGTVPTNTPRQMASGWADYTFQDGPLRGFGFGGGVRYIGSSFADTANLLPVPSVMLGDAAIHYEWQNWRVALNAVNVTDEIYVASCATASSCFYGDRRRVTASVGYKW